In Odocoileus virginianus isolate 20LAN1187 ecotype Illinois chromosome 5, Ovbor_1.2, whole genome shotgun sequence, a single window of DNA contains:
- the RIIAD1 gene encoding RIIa domain-containing protein 1 codes for MANLPGAIKGLYPETLSPEQLEKLRGFKIQTRITNEKYLRTHKEVALLISGFFREMFLKRPEDIQEFAADYFTDPRLPNKIHMQLIKEKKAA; via the exons ATGGCGAACCTGCCGGGCGCGATTAAGGGGCTGTACCCCGAAACACTGAGCCCAGAGCAGCTGGAGAAGCTGCGCGGCTTCAAG ATTCAAACTCGGATTACTAATGAGAAGTACCTTAGGACCCACAAAGAAGTGGCGTTGCTCATAAGTGGTTTCTTCAG agaaatgtttttgaaaagaCCAGAAGACATTCAAGAATTTGCCGCAG ACTATTTCACGGATCCACGACTTCCCAACAAGATTCACATGCAGCTAATTAAGGAGAAGAAAGCGGCTTAA